A portion of the Lolium rigidum isolate FL_2022 chromosome 1, APGP_CSIRO_Lrig_0.1, whole genome shotgun sequence genome contains these proteins:
- the LOC124704899 gene encoding elicitor-responsive protein 1-like, translating into MPHIRFATRRYQLSKQMAFPSRPNAASRRRCNSRLPSVSMSSIQGMVLDLSVTGCKKLRDTEFFSRQDPYVIVEYASTKLRTSTCTDGGRNPSFDEKFHIPLIDGLRELNVLVWNSNTINKDVFIGSCKVPLNKVLACGYDDASWPLQTRRMKSAGEVKLIMQFDVAAMQNKMGAHYAPSLI; encoded by the exons ATGCCTCATATAAGATTTGCGACGAGGAGGTACCAGCTCAGCAAGCAAATGGCTTTCCCTAGTAGGCCAAATGCAGCTAG TCGGCGCCGCTGCAACTCTCGTCTTCCCTCCGTCTCCATGTCGTCGATCCAGGGCATGGTCCTCGACCTCAGTG TGACCGGGTGCAAGAAGCTGCGGGACACGGAGTTCTTCTCACGCCAGGACCCCTACGTGATCGTCGAGTATGCCAGCACGAAGCTCCGCACAAGCACCTGCACAG ATGGGGGAAGGAACCCGTCCTTCGACGAGAAGTTCCATATACCACTCATTGATGGGCTCCGCGAACTGAATGTCCTCGTTTGGAACAGCAACACTATAAACAAGGATGTCTTCATTGGCAGCTGCAA GGTGCCGCTGAACAAGGTGCTCGCATGCGGCTATGATGACGCCTCATGGCCCCTCCAGACACGCCGTATGAA GTCTGCCGGGGAAGTGAAACTCATTATGCAATTTGATGTCGCAGCAATG CAGAACAAGATGGGGGCCCATTATGCTCCTTCA CTTATATGA